From Solidesulfovibrio sp., a single genomic window includes:
- a CDS encoding AzlC family ABC transporter permease: MSSAPVRGWAAGATWREALTRVAPIAMGYVPVGMAYGVLAGKAGLGALNVLAMSVLVYAGSAQLVAVGFFAAGASAFSIVATTLAVNLRHLLFSAALAPSLSGWRKRELAAFAAELTDESFALHAARFGKGDRDKGLTLSINVLAQASWVAGTALGILAGDALGDGRAFALDFALPGMFLALLAGQLTSRSRVAAAVAGAAFSLAAKTAGASGFGTLAAGLCGAACGMGVEKWMARKRS; this comes from the coding sequence ATGTCGTCCGCTCCGGTGAGGGGTTGGGCCGCGGGCGCGACCTGGCGCGAGGCGCTGACCCGGGTCGCGCCCATCGCCATGGGCTACGTTCCGGTCGGTATGGCCTACGGCGTGCTGGCCGGCAAGGCCGGGCTCGGCGCGCTCAACGTCCTGGCCATGTCGGTGCTGGTCTACGCCGGCTCGGCCCAGCTCGTGGCCGTGGGCTTTTTCGCGGCCGGGGCCTCGGCTTTTTCCATCGTGGCCACGACCCTGGCCGTCAACCTGCGCCACCTGCTCTTCTCGGCGGCCCTGGCCCCGTCCCTCTCGGGCTGGCGCAAGCGGGAGCTGGCCGCCTTCGCCGCCGAGCTCACCGACGAGTCCTTCGCCCTGCACGCCGCCCGTTTCGGCAAGGGCGACCGCGACAAGGGGCTGACCCTTTCCATCAACGTCCTGGCCCAAGCCTCGTGGGTGGCGGGCACGGCGCTCGGCATCCTCGCCGGCGACGCCCTGGGCGACGGCCGGGCCTTTGCCCTGGATTTCGCCCTACCGGGGATGTTTCTGGCCCTTTTGGCCGGACAACTCACGTCACGGTCCCGGGTGGCGGCGGCCGTGGCCGGGGCGGCCTTCTCGCTGGCGGCCAAAACCGCCGGCGCCTCGGGCTTCGGCACCTTGGCCGCCGGCCTGTGCGGCGCCGCCTGCGGCATGGGGGTGGAGAAATGGATGGCCCGGAAGCGTTCCTGA
- a CDS encoding AzlD domain-containing protein: MDGPEAFLTICAMAAVTYATRSGPLLFLAGRRLPEGAMRFLAHVPAAVLAALAAPALFMPEGVLALGPGNLVAWAGLAAFALALRTGGFFGPVALGMALVAAGRLLAGA, translated from the coding sequence ATGGATGGCCCGGAAGCGTTCCTGACCATCTGCGCCATGGCCGCGGTCACCTACGCCACGCGCTCGGGGCCGCTGCTGTTTCTGGCCGGCCGCCGCCTGCCCGAGGGGGCCATGCGCTTCCTGGCCCACGTGCCGGCGGCGGTGCTGGCCGCCCTGGCCGCGCCGGCGCTTTTCATGCCCGAAGGCGTCCTGGCCCTCGGCCCGGGCAACCTCGTCGCCTGGGCCGGGCTGGCCGCGTTCGCCCTGGCCTTGCGCACCGGGGGGTTTTTCGGCCCCGTGGCCCTGGGCATGGCCCTGGTGGCCGCCGGGCGCCTGCTTGCCGGGGCCTAG
- a CDS encoding ATP-binding protein, with amino-acid sequence MRATSLRVKINIAIFVAFVAAAAAFGGILSFYMDNRQAAAQNRTRALLGALAAHRLEALGPLLERPQEQTRVRDILSRLVRVEGVTEAALFGGDGRLVAAAGGQRVAPLADEDGRTPLPERRVFTVTAEEDGRLSASLVEPVADDDGIRGYLRLRYSLREISALNQQVWLVFGLAVCGAYLFLAALLNIMLHRFVLSPVEALRHGLEAVEGGELGHALPVTSRDALGRMAMAFNTMSARLKATNESLARSRAEIEENGRLLARRVEERTEELARANERLTGEVDARRAAEARLERSLALYRAILESKTEGVLCLSGPQPRDILAVNNRFVDLWGLPGDWTGQDRLKRLDMVLAKLADPAAVRAAYDALMADPWRQDVAVLELCDGRFLERRSAPIVEAGEAIGRVFSYVDVTEERKRQARAERDRDRAEDASRAKGAFLAVMSHEIRTPLNVVIGLTEELLAGPASEQQRAHLRTVQESAAHLLGLVNDVLDFSKIEAGKLILERGDVDLRRLVDGVALVFAHQARGKGLAFTATVDEAVPRRFRGDAGRLRQVLVNLVANAVKFTETGGVNVSVRLDEPVAGPDAAVALAIRVADTGIGMDEERQARLFEAFEQGPGHIARRFGGTGLGLAIVKGLAVRMGGDVSVRSRPGQGSLFTVHVRLPQGGPEAPADAAAPSAPPCRLRILLVEDNALNAAVTRLHMERMGHELTVAGSAAEAYGILARERFDAVLMDIEMPEVDGLTATRVIRAGGEPGKAVLDPQVPIIAVTAHALEDLRLECLEAGMTGFVAKPVNFATLRRILEQTGERRGPGIPAEAEKPGPAVDPGLFDPEAARQAMGISRAEYLELARVSFDEAARRLAEAEAAMDAGDTPKAAIAAHTVKGAAATLGAYSCRDLAGELDKALRAGDLASAGSARTALRAAWEAFAKVFAAWPGPQGGSRDVL; translated from the coding sequence ATGCGCGCAACCTCCTTGCGGGTCAAAATCAATATCGCCATCTTCGTGGCCTTCGTGGCCGCGGCCGCGGCTTTCGGCGGCATCCTCTCCTTCTACATGGACAACCGCCAGGCCGCCGCCCAGAACCGGACCCGGGCCCTGCTCGGCGCCCTGGCCGCCCATCGCCTGGAAGCCCTGGGCCCGCTGCTGGAACGCCCCCAGGAGCAGACCCGGGTCCGGGACATCCTCAGCCGCCTGGTCCGGGTGGAGGGGGTGACGGAAGCCGCCCTTTTCGGCGGCGACGGCCGGCTCGTGGCCGCGGCCGGCGGCCAGCGGGTCGCGCCCCTGGCCGACGAGGACGGCCGGACGCCGCTGCCCGAGCGGCGGGTCTTCACCGTGACCGCCGAGGAGGACGGCCGGCTGTCCGCCTCCCTGGTCGAGCCGGTGGCGGACGACGACGGCATCCGGGGCTATCTGCGGCTGCGGTATTCCCTGCGGGAGATAAGCGCCCTCAACCAGCAGGTCTGGCTCGTTTTCGGGCTGGCCGTCTGCGGCGCCTACCTGTTTCTGGCGGCCCTGCTCAACATCATGCTCCACCGCTTCGTGCTGTCCCCCGTGGAAGCGCTGCGCCACGGGCTCGAGGCCGTGGAGGGCGGGGAGCTCGGCCACGCGTTGCCGGTCACCTCGCGCGACGCCCTGGGCCGCATGGCCATGGCCTTCAACACCATGTCGGCCAGGCTCAAGGCGACGAACGAATCCCTGGCCCGCAGCCGGGCCGAGATCGAGGAGAACGGCCGGCTGCTCGCCCGGCGGGTGGAGGAGCGCACCGAGGAGCTGGCCCGGGCCAACGAACGCCTCACCGGCGAGGTCGACGCCCGCCGGGCGGCCGAAGCCCGCCTGGAGCGCTCCCTGGCCCTGTACCGGGCCATCCTCGAATCCAAGACCGAGGGCGTGCTGTGCCTGAGCGGCCCGCAGCCCCGGGACATCCTGGCCGTCAACAACCGCTTCGTCGACCTGTGGGGCCTGCCCGGGGACTGGACCGGGCAGGACCGCCTGAAGCGCCTGGACATGGTGCTGGCCAAGCTGGCCGACCCGGCCGCCGTCCGGGCGGCCTACGACGCCCTCATGGCCGACCCGTGGCGCCAGGACGTGGCCGTGCTGGAGCTGTGCGACGGCCGCTTCCTGGAGCGGCGCAGCGCCCCCATCGTGGAGGCCGGGGAGGCCATCGGCCGGGTCTTTTCCTACGTGGACGTCACCGAGGAGCGCAAACGGCAGGCCCGCGCCGAACGCGACCGGGACCGGGCCGAGGACGCAAGCCGGGCCAAGGGCGCCTTCCTGGCCGTCATGAGCCACGAGATCCGCACGCCGCTCAACGTGGTCATCGGCCTGACCGAGGAACTCCTGGCCGGGCCGGCCTCGGAGCAGCAGCGCGCCCACCTGCGCACGGTCCAGGAATCCGCCGCCCATCTGCTGGGGCTGGTCAACGACGTGCTGGATTTTTCCAAGATCGAGGCCGGCAAGCTCATCCTCGAACGCGGCGACGTGGACCTGCGCCGCCTCGTCGACGGCGTGGCCCTGGTCTTCGCCCACCAGGCCCGGGGCAAGGGGCTGGCCTTTACCGCCACGGTCGACGAGGCCGTGCCGCGCCGCTTTCGCGGCGACGCCGGTCGGCTGCGCCAGGTGCTGGTCAATCTGGTGGCCAACGCCGTCAAGTTCACCGAGACCGGAGGCGTGAACGTTTCCGTGCGCCTGGACGAGCCCGTGGCCGGGCCGGACGCGGCGGTGGCGCTGGCCATCCGGGTGGCCGATACCGGCATCGGCATGGACGAGGAACGCCAGGCCCGGCTGTTCGAGGCCTTCGAGCAGGGGCCGGGGCACATCGCCCGGCGCTTCGGCGGCACGGGACTGGGGCTGGCCATCGTCAAGGGCCTGGCCGTGCGCATGGGCGGCGATGTTTCGGTGCGAAGCCGCCCCGGGCAGGGCAGCCTGTTCACGGTCCACGTCCGCCTGCCCCAGGGCGGGCCGGAGGCGCCGGCCGACGCCGCAGCCCCCTCGGCCCCGCCGTGCCGGCTGCGCATCCTGCTCGTGGAGGACAATGCCTTAAACGCCGCCGTGACCCGCCTGCACATGGAGCGCATGGGCCACGAGCTGACCGTGGCCGGTTCGGCCGCGGAAGCCTACGGCATCCTGGCCCGGGAACGCTTCGACGCGGTGCTCATGGACATTGAGATGCCGGAGGTCGACGGGCTGACCGCCACCCGGGTCATCCGGGCCGGGGGCGAACCCGGCAAGGCGGTCCTCGATCCGCAGGTGCCCATCATCGCGGTCACGGCCCACGCCCTGGAAGACCTGCGCCTGGAATGCCTGGAGGCGGGCATGACCGGGTTCGTGGCCAAACCGGTCAATTTCGCCACGCTGCGGCGGATTTTGGAACAGACCGGCGAACGGAGGGGACCGGGCATCCCGGCCGAGGCGGAAAAGCCCGGCCCGGCGGTCGACCCCGGCCTGTTCGATCCCGAGGCGGCCCGGCAGGCCATGGGTATCAGCCGGGCGGAGTACCTGGAACTGGCCCGGGTGAGCTTCGACGAGGCGGCCCGGCGCCTGGCCGAGGCCGAGGCGGCCATGGACGCCGGGGATACGCCAAAGGCCGCCATCGCCGCTCACACGGTCAAGGGGGCGGCGGCGACGCTCGGGGCCTATTCCTGTCGGGACCTGGCCGGCGAACTGGACAAGGCCTTGCGCGCCGGCGACCTCGCCTCGGCCGGATCGGCCCGCACGGCCCTTCGGGCCGCATGGGAGGCCTTTGCCAAGGTCTTCGCCGCCTGGCCGGGGCCGCAGGGCGGCTCGCGTGACGTTCTGTAA
- a CDS encoding methyl-accepting chemotaxis protein produces MKLRKVFIFGSAVLIGLLCIQGLCYSLQSSESDRRMESLVLRDMQYRNAFEQLYSQGLQAGQAVRNILINPADDTARKNLARAEEDFQAALGLLRAGLTGEAAAGLDEITRMWRELCDSHAAVVSLAGRGGQAATREAAAMLAARTTPAWRALKDTILAGVHRREQASREGLADYRAQVAQYRATYWGVTALLAACLLGASLGVQGHIVRPLMRLGACAEAFAAGDFCRRAGLARRDEIGLVGRAIDTVGETVTDVAARIREASDMVAEGAGHVAAAAQELSGGASRQAATIEEISASMEEILRAIETSAAAAEKTKAIAAQAADEAMDGGEALRGAVSSMRDIAEKIGVVEEIARQTNLLALNAAIEAARAGEHGKGFAVVAAEVRKLAERSRGSAAAISGLSASTVGIAQKAGDMLGRMVPDIRKNADLVREMAAAAEEQNAAGRQVGKAIVDFDAFIQQNATSAEQLAATSETLADQAGRLRAAIAFFRVC; encoded by the coding sequence ATGAAACTGCGAAAAGTGTTCATTTTCGGTTCGGCCGTGTTGATTGGCCTGCTTTGCATTCAGGGATTGTGCTACTCCTTGCAGTCAAGCGAAAGCGATCGCCGCATGGAGTCCCTCGTCCTTCGCGACATGCAATACCGCAATGCCTTTGAGCAGCTCTATTCCCAAGGCCTGCAGGCCGGGCAGGCGGTGCGCAACATCCTGATCAATCCGGCGGACGACACGGCCCGGAAGAATTTGGCCAGGGCCGAGGAGGACTTCCAGGCCGCCCTGGGGCTGCTGCGCGCCGGATTGACCGGGGAGGCGGCGGCCGGGCTCGACGAGATCACCCGGATGTGGCGGGAGCTGTGCGACTCCCATGCCGCGGTGGTCTCCCTGGCCGGCCGTGGCGGCCAGGCGGCGACGCGGGAGGCGGCGGCGATGCTGGCGGCCCGGACCACGCCGGCCTGGCGCGCCCTCAAGGACACGATCCTGGCCGGCGTGCACCGCCGGGAGCAGGCCAGCCGCGAGGGCCTGGCCGACTACCGCGCCCAGGTGGCCCAATACCGGGCCACCTACTGGGGCGTGACGGCGTTGCTGGCCGCCTGCCTGCTCGGCGCCTCCCTCGGCGTCCAGGGCCATATCGTCCGGCCCCTGATGCGGCTTGGCGCCTGCGCCGAGGCCTTTGCCGCCGGCGATTTCTGCCGCCGGGCCGGGCTCGCCCGCCGCGACGAGATCGGGCTCGTGGGCCGAGCCATCGACACGGTGGGGGAGACGGTCACCGACGTGGCGGCGCGCATCCGCGAGGCCTCGGACATGGTGGCCGAGGGCGCCGGCCATGTGGCCGCCGCCGCCCAGGAACTCTCCGGCGGGGCCAGCCGCCAGGCGGCCACCATCGAGGAGATCTCGGCGTCCATGGAGGAGATCCTCCGGGCCATCGAGACCAGCGCCGCCGCCGCCGAAAAAACCAAGGCCATCGCCGCCCAGGCGGCCGACGAGGCCATGGACGGGGGCGAAGCCTTGCGCGGCGCCGTGTCGTCCATGCGCGACATCGCCGAAAAGATTGGGGTCGTGGAGGAGATCGCCCGCCAGACCAACCTGCTGGCCTTAAATGCCGCCATCGAGGCCGCCCGGGCCGGCGAGCACGGCAAGGGCTTCGCCGTGGTGGCCGCCGAGGTCCGAAAGCTCGCCGAGCGCAGCCGCGGCTCCGCCGCCGCCATCAGCGGCCTGTCCGCCTCCACGGTCGGCATCGCCCAGAAGGCCGGGGACATGCTCGGCCGCATGGTGCCGGACATCCGCAAGAACGCCGACCTGGTCCGGGAAATGGCCGCCGCCGCCGAGGAGCAGAACGCCGCCGGACGCCAGGTGGGCAAGGCCATAGTGGATTTCGACGCCTTCATCCAGCAAAACGCCACGTCCGCCGAACAGCTGGCCGCCACGTCCGAAACCCTGGCCGACCAGGCCGGCCGGCTGCGGGCGGCCATCGCCTTCTTCCGGGTCTGCTAA
- a CDS encoding C40 family peptidase encodes MRAIIRIALAVGLGLVLGGCALTGGWREPDLPPPGKGTVVDTARALIGVPYRTAGESPRTGFDCSGFVQWVYARHGVRLPRRTDDQVRSGRPVAKADLRPGDLVFFMPSPKSGDLHVGIFDGRGGFIHSPSPGGRVREESLFAPYWRASYYGANRVQPP; translated from the coding sequence ATGCGGGCAATCATACGCATCGCGCTGGCGGTCGGACTCGGCCTGGTGCTCGGCGGCTGCGCCCTGACCGGCGGCTGGCGCGAACCCGACCTGCCGCCCCCGGGCAAGGGCACGGTGGTGGACACGGCCCGGGCCCTGATCGGCGTGCCCTACCGGACGGCCGGCGAGTCGCCGCGCACGGGCTTCGACTGTTCGGGCTTCGTGCAATGGGTCTACGCCCGCCACGGCGTGCGCCTGCCCCGGCGCACCGACGACCAGGTGCGGTCGGGCCGGCCCGTGGCCAAGGCCGACCTGCGTCCGGGGGATCTGGTCTTTTTCATGCCCTCGCCCAAATCCGGCGACCTGCACGTGGGCATCTTCGACGGCCGGGGTGGCTTCATCCACAGCCCGTCCCCCGGGGGGCGGGTGCGGGAGGAGAGCCTGTTCGCCCCCTACTGGCGCGCCTCCTACTACGGGGCCAACCGGGTCCAGCCGCCGTGA
- a CDS encoding branched-chain amino acid ABC transporter substrate-binding protein, translating to MKTRSIILLALALCLMAGTATAATLKIGSLSPLTGSYAADGNDIANGTRAAIAAIEKEGGIPGFDKIELFAEDDACDPRQAVAAANKLVNEKVVGVVGAYCSSATIPASEALAEANIPMLTPASTSEKVTERGLPYMFRVCGRDDDQSVAAMKFIQDVLKGKTVFIVDDKTTYSQGLADNVEKLAKAAGMTVIAHDHVNQGDKDFSAVLTKIKEAGPDVFYMSLQNSASGALMLIQAKRAGVKAAIIGQDAVYHPQLMEIAKDAAEGMYLTFGFIDENTPSYKKFLAAYEKYGKPGAYSAYAYDAAYSLLSAIKAAGSTDPAKVKAELLKMDMDGASKKIKFQPNGESGSNYIIRVVKDGKFANFWDPQTGKTY from the coding sequence ATGAAGACGAGAAGCATCATCCTTTTGGCCCTGGCCCTTTGCCTCATGGCCGGGACGGCCACGGCGGCGACGCTGAAAATCGGCAGCCTGAGCCCCTTGACCGGCTCCTACGCCGCCGACGGCAACGACATCGCCAACGGCACCCGCGCGGCCATCGCCGCCATCGAGAAGGAAGGCGGCATCCCCGGCTTCGACAAGATCGAGCTTTTCGCCGAGGACGACGCCTGCGATCCCCGCCAGGCCGTGGCCGCCGCCAACAAGCTGGTCAACGAAAAAGTCGTGGGCGTCGTCGGCGCCTACTGCTCCTCGGCCACCATTCCGGCTTCCGAGGCCCTGGCCGAAGCCAACATCCCCATGCTGACCCCGGCCTCCACCTCGGAGAAGGTCACCGAACGCGGCCTGCCCTACATGTTCCGCGTCTGCGGCCGTGACGACGACCAGTCCGTGGCCGCCATGAAGTTCATCCAGGACGTGCTCAAGGGCAAGACCGTCTTCATCGTGGACGACAAGACCACCTACTCCCAGGGCCTGGCCGACAACGTCGAGAAGCTGGCCAAGGCCGCGGGCATGACCGTCATCGCTCACGACCACGTCAACCAGGGCGACAAGGATTTCTCCGCCGTTTTGACCAAGATCAAGGAAGCGGGGCCCGACGTCTTCTACATGAGCCTGCAGAACTCCGCCTCCGGGGCGCTCATGCTCATCCAGGCCAAGCGCGCCGGCGTCAAGGCCGCCATCATCGGCCAGGACGCCGTGTACCATCCCCAGCTCATGGAGATCGCCAAGGACGCCGCCGAGGGCATGTACCTGACCTTCGGCTTCATCGACGAGAACACCCCGTCCTACAAGAAGTTCCTGGCCGCCTACGAAAAGTACGGCAAGCCCGGCGCCTATTCGGCCTACGCCTACGACGCCGCCTATTCGCTGCTCTCCGCCATCAAGGCCGCAGGGTCCACCGACCCGGCCAAGGTCAAGGCCGAGCTGCTCAAGATGGACATGGACGGCGCCTCCAAGAAGATCAAGTTCCAGCCGAACGGCGAGTCCGGCTCCAACTACATCATCCGTGTGGTCAAGGACGGCAAGTTCGCCAACTTCTGGGACCCGCAGACGGGCAAAACGTACTAA
- a CDS encoding ABC transporter permease subunit — MEYLIQQLVNGLTLGGVYALVALGYTMVYGIISLINFAHGEIFAAGGYLGVILLSYMASQGLMEAHPWFGLTFALILAMGYCAMLAMAVEKVAYKPLRQSSRLSVLLSALGMSIFLQNGLMLTQGVYDKAYPTEFTHGGFEAWGVRVSFMQIGIIAVTALLLFLLNTLVYKTRIGKAMRATAQDKVMSALVGIHSDKVISTTFAIGAALAAAAGIMVGLYYGSVRYDMGFVPGIKAFAAAVLGGIGNITGAMIGGFVIGMVEILAAAYIPHGGEYKDVFAFVILILVLYFMPTGIMGENVDDTRV, encoded by the coding sequence ATGGAATACCTCATCCAACAGCTGGTCAACGGCCTGACCCTCGGCGGCGTCTACGCCCTGGTGGCGCTGGGCTACACCATGGTCTACGGCATCATTTCGCTGATCAACTTCGCCCACGGCGAGATCTTCGCCGCCGGCGGCTACCTGGGCGTGATCCTTTTGAGCTACATGGCCTCCCAGGGGCTCATGGAGGCCCATCCCTGGTTCGGCCTGACCTTCGCCCTGATTTTGGCCATGGGCTATTGCGCCATGCTGGCCATGGCCGTGGAGAAGGTGGCCTACAAGCCGCTGCGCCAGTCCTCGCGCCTGTCCGTGCTCCTTTCGGCGCTGGGCATGTCCATCTTCCTGCAAAACGGCCTCATGCTGACCCAGGGCGTCTATGACAAGGCCTACCCCACGGAATTCACCCACGGCGGCTTCGAGGCCTGGGGGGTGCGCGTAAGCTTCATGCAGATCGGCATCATCGCCGTGACCGCCCTGCTGCTTTTCCTGCTCAACACCCTGGTCTACAAGACCCGCATCGGCAAGGCCATGCGGGCCACGGCCCAGGACAAGGTCATGTCCGCCCTGGTGGGCATCCACTCCGACAAGGTCATCAGCACCACCTTCGCCATCGGCGCCGCCCTGGCCGCCGCCGCCGGCATCATGGTCGGGCTCTACTACGGCTCGGTGCGCTACGACATGGGCTTCGTGCCCGGCATAAAAGCTTTCGCCGCCGCCGTGCTCGGCGGCATCGGCAACATCACCGGCGCCATGATCGGCGGTTTCGTCATCGGCATGGTGGAAATCCTGGCCGCCGCCTACATCCCCCACGGCGGCGAGTACAAGGACGTCTTCGCCTTCGTCATCCTCATCCTCGTGCTCTATTTCATGCCCACCGGCATCATGGGAGAAAACGTCGATGACACGCGGGTCTAG
- a CDS encoding ABC transporter ATP-binding protein encodes MAHLCLSDVSVHFGGLQALTEVSFDLRPGEILSLIGPNGAGKTTVFNVITGVYRISGGQVTYDGASLAGLRPHHILARGIARTFQNIRLFTAMTALENVMVARHCRSRAGVLGSVLRTPAQRREERAVRGRAMEALRFAGLAAHADTVAKNLPYGLQRRLEIARALGSDPKTILLDEPAAGLNPSESRDLMETIARIAATGVNVLLVEHDMSVVMNVSHRLVVLDHGVCICQGSPDEVRANPQVIEAYLGSEIED; translated from the coding sequence ATGGCCCACTTGTGTCTTTCCGATGTCAGCGTCCACTTCGGGGGCCTGCAAGCCCTCACGGAAGTGTCCTTCGATCTGCGTCCAGGCGAGATCCTGAGCCTCATCGGCCCGAACGGCGCGGGCAAGACCACGGTGTTCAACGTCATCACCGGTGTCTACCGGATCTCCGGCGGCCAGGTGACCTACGACGGCGCGTCGCTGGCGGGCCTGCGCCCCCACCACATCCTGGCCAGGGGCATCGCCCGCACCTTTCAGAACATCCGGCTTTTTACGGCCATGACGGCGCTGGAAAACGTCATGGTGGCCCGGCACTGCCGCTCCCGGGCCGGCGTTCTCGGCTCGGTTTTGCGCACGCCGGCCCAGCGCCGCGAGGAACGGGCCGTGCGCGGGCGGGCCATGGAAGCCCTGCGCTTCGCCGGGCTGGCCGCCCACGCCGACACCGTGGCCAAAAACCTGCCCTACGGCCTGCAACGCCGCCTGGAGATCGCCCGGGCCCTGGGCTCGGACCCGAAGACCATCCTCCTCGACGAACCGGCCGCCGGGCTCAACCCGTCCGAAAGCCGCGACCTCATGGAGACCATCGCCCGCATCGCCGCCACGGGCGTCAACGTGCTGCTCGTCGAGCACGACATGAGCGTGGTCATGAACGTCAGCCACCGGCTGGTGGTGCTCGACCACGGGGTGTGCATCTGCCAGGGCTCGCCGGACGAGGTCCGGGCCAACCCGCAGGTCATCGAGGCCTACCTCGGCTCGGAGATCGAGGACTAG
- a CDS encoding alpha/beta hydrolase, which translates to MKIVVILGLALGLAYCGYLVMLYLGQDAMVFPGRAADPAREAEIRRYYPRLEDFTVTAADGTKLSGYYLPRTLDGKPAPAVLYFCGNAEEQTGFFLWSPNELRPYGVAGLDYRGYGRSGGKPSEAALKADALAAYDALAEKLGQGGRILVMGRSLGTALAAHVAARRPVAGIILVTPFASLAGVGAESHPFVPVRLLLTAPFDVVPDAGRVTAPALFLVAGADSHVPPRHAERLAAAWGGPKEVRVIDGTGHNNIVDAPEYWKCVKAFVKACLG; encoded by the coding sequence ATGAAAATCGTCGTCATCCTCGGCCTGGCCCTGGGCCTGGCCTATTGCGGCTACCTGGTCATGCTCTACCTGGGCCAGGACGCCATGGTCTTTCCGGGCCGGGCCGCCGATCCGGCCCGGGAGGCGGAGATCCGCCGCTACTACCCGCGCCTGGAGGACTTCACGGTCACGGCCGCCGACGGCACGAAGCTTTCCGGCTACTACCTGCCCCGGACCCTGGACGGCAAGCCCGCCCCGGCGGTGCTGTACTTTTGCGGCAACGCCGAGGAGCAGACCGGATTTTTTCTGTGGTCGCCCAACGAACTGCGCCCCTACGGCGTGGCCGGCCTGGATTACCGGGGCTACGGCCGCTCCGGGGGCAAGCCGTCCGAGGCGGCGCTCAAGGCCGACGCCCTGGCCGCCTACGACGCCCTGGCCGAAAAGCTCGGCCAGGGCGGGCGCATCCTGGTCATGGGCCGCAGCCTGGGCACGGCCCTGGCCGCCCATGTCGCGGCCAGGCGCCCGGTGGCCGGGATCATCCTGGTCACCCCCTTCGCCTCCCTGGCCGGCGTCGGGGCGGAAAGCCATCCGTTCGTCCCGGTGCGCCTGCTGCTGACGGCCCCCTTCGACGTGGTCCCGGACGCGGGCCGGGTCACCGCGCCGGCGCTTTTCCTCGTGGCCGGAGCCGACAGCCACGTGCCGCCGCGTCACGCCGAGCGCTTGGCCGCCGCCTGGGGCGGCCCCAAGGAGGTGCGGGTCATCGACGGCACCGGGCACAACAACATCGTGGACGCGCCGGAATATTGGAAATGCGTCAAGGCGTTCGTCAAGGCCTGTCTGGGCTGA